GGGTTCTTCAACGCCGGGTGGAGCCGAAGCTTGCGCGCGGCGAACAGCATCAGAAGCGACTTGCCCGATCCCTGGAAATGCCAGATCAGGCCCTTGCGCGGTTGGCCCGCCACCACGCGCGCGATGATCTTGTTGACACCATCCACCTGCTGGTACCGGGCGATGATCTTGATCCGGTGCTTTCCTTTTTGGGTGGCGAACGCGGTGAAGCTCTCGAGCATGTCCAGCACCATCGCCGGACGCAGCATCGAGCAGGCGGCCTTTTCCACCTCGCCTAGTGATTGTGCGCCGTCGCCATCTCGCCAGGGGCCCCACATATCGACCGGCATCCGGACCGAGCCGTAACGGAACTCCTTGCCTTCAGTAGCGACCGAAAAGACGTTCGGCACGAAGAGCTCAGGCACATTCTGCTCATAATCGTCGTGCACCTGGATTGCGGCGTCCAGCCAGCTCTGGCTAGAGCGCACGGGTGTCTTGGCTTCGATCAACACCAGTGGCACGCCATTGACGAGTAGCACCAGATCGGCGCGCTTCTCGGTCTTGCCAGCGCGAATGATGAACTGCTGAGTGACGACGAAGCTGTTCTTCTCGATATTTTCGAAGTCCATCAGGCGAATGGTGACGTGTTCGCCGTTCTTGCCGAAGGGCATTGAGCGTTCACCCAGCAGCCAGGCGGAAAATTCCTCGTTCGCCTTCACCAACCCGTCCAACCGCGCGCCCATGACGATAGCGCGCAGGCGGTAGAGTACGTCATCGGCCCGGCCGGGGTTGGCGGCGATGGCGGGGTTCAGGCGGATCAGGGCGTCACGCAGATGGGGCTCGGCCAGCACCTCTTGCGGCTGGCGGGGAAGATCGGCGGGGGCGAAGTAATGCCAGCCCAGGCCCGCGATCTTGCCACCCGCGCGGGCGAGGCCGATGGAGAGCGGCGCCGGGCGGGGCGAGGGCGCGCCCGCGAGCAGGTCGCGCAGATGGGCCTCGACGGTGTTGGACTCCGTGAACTTCATTCGCTTGGTCCAAACAGAAACTCACGCGTTAGGCTATCCCTGACACTATCAGCATATACTGTGCGGGCTGAAACGTCGATTAGCGCCTGTTGCATCGCGGTAAGCCGTCGAACAACATCCATCTGAATCTCAATGTCTGGACACGGAATTTTCAAGGGTCGCAGCGTTTCAAGATTTATATTCTTCTGCGTGGTCGAAACGGTTGCAAGAGTACTGTTGAATCTCTTGTGAAGCCTTCGCAGGCAGAACTCCAGAAAGCGTGCATCAAGGAGTGGCCTCGGTTGTATGCCGACGATAGAGTCTGTCGTCCAAATTTCGCGATCGGTAATTGCGGTCTTCGCCAAAACAACACCCGTGATCGATATGAGCACAGTGCCCGCAGGAAAAGATCGGCTGTATTTGACACCCAATTCACTGAGAGATGATGCGCTCGGCGCTAACGTTCCAATTGAGTTTGCAATCTCAGTGACTTGTATAAAGGGGTAAGGACCGCCGAAGAACTCAGGAAGGTTCCTCGGACGGTGGCTGAACTTTCCTCTTTCAACCGACGCCAGCTCGCCAAGCGGCTTCAATGGCCAGCTCTTGGGATATTTCACTCCATCAGCGAACTGATAATCCTCACCCTCGAGGCCTCTTTTGAATATTTCCTCTATCAAACTCTGAAATAGTAAGTGCCCTGAGGCATGAAGCAATCTCAGTTCATCGGTTGCGGCCTGCGCGGGCTCGATCAATCGAAGAATACGCTGTTGCTCTCGGATCGGCGGCAGTAGGAACTCGAAGTTGGCCAGGCTGGTCCAGTTGGTGCGCGGCGACAGCGACCCGGCCGAGGTGCCCACGGCATGCTCGAAAAAGGCGTCTGTCTGGCACAGGAACGGCAGCAGTTCGGGAATCAGGCGGTCGTTCGCAGGCTCAAGCACATAGATGTCGCCGGAACAGACCCCTTCGAAATCAGCCACCGCCACCTTGCGCTGATAGGCCCGGCGCTTGCCAAACAGAACCTGACCCGGCTTGAACAGCGTTGTGAAGGTCGTGCCATCGACCACATCGCCCCAGCGCCGGACACGCAGATCGCCGGGTTCGATATGCTCCAGCCCCACGACACGTTCGATCCCGGCCGCCTCGGGATCGACCACCCGCGCTTTTGACAGGCGCACCACGTCGCCAAATGCCACGCGTGTCCACCCCACCTTGGAAATCGGACGCTCAAGCACCGGCTTCTTCCGCAGGCGTCAGGCCATCAAGCATGTCGACCAGCGCGTCCATGCCCGACCAAAATCCGCGCCCTTCCTCGTCGAACGCCGCCCATGTCGCAGCCAGCGTAGCGCCACCGGGCGCGGCAGCCCCATTGGACCGCTTCACATAGCGGGCAATCGACAGGTTGCCGTCGGCCGCCAGCACATCGGCCACATCCGCCACAGCGGCAAAGCCAGGATCATCGCCAAACGCGTGATAGGCCGACAGGATACGCGCCTGATGTTCGGGGCGGAGGAAGCTTTGCGCCCGCTCCCGGGCAATCTCGGCCACCGCGTCGATGAACAGGATCCGCCCCTGACGCTCTGCCGGCTTCCGCGACCGGCAGATCACCACACAGGCCTCCATCGGCGAGTTGTAGAAAAGCCCGGGGCCCAGCCCCAGCACGCATTCGACCCGGTCGGACGCGACCAGTCTGCGCCGCATCTCGGCCTCCTCGTTGCGGAACAGCACACCATGGGGAAACAGGATCGCGCAGCGCCCAGAATTCGGGTCCATCGATGACAGGATGTGCTGGAAGAAGGCGTAATCGGCCCGCCCCTGCGGTGGTGTGCCCAGGAAGTTGCGGCCCCACGCATCCTGCTCCCACGCGCCGCGGTTCCATTTCTTGATGGAATAGGGCGGATTGGCCAGAACCACATCGAAGATCCGCAAGCGATCCCCCTGCACGAAGGCCGGGGTGGCTAGGGTGTTGCCGCTGGCGATGTGGAAATCGTCCACGCCGTGGATGACTAGGTTCATCCGCGCGATGGCTGCAGTGATGGTGATCAGCTCCTGGCCATAGAGGCCCGTGGTGCGAATGTCGCCGCCGCGCCGCTTCACCTCTGCCAGGCAGGAGATGAGCATCCCGCCGGTGCCGCAGGTCGGGTCATAGATGCTCTCGCCAGGCTGGGGCTCCAGCATCTGCGCCATCAGATGGACGAGTGTGCGGTTGGTGTAGAATTCCTGCGCGGTGTGACCGCTGTCGTCAGCGAATTTCTTGATTAGGTATTCGTAGCCGTTGCCGAGTTCGTCCTCCGGAACGGCGGCGAGCGTCAGGTCGTGCTTGGAGAAATGCTCGATCAGGTTCTTCAGCGTGCTGTCGGGCATCTGGGCCTTGTCGGTCCAGTTCGCATTGCCGAAGACGCCCTGTAGACGTTCGGGGTTCGCCGCCTCGATGGCGAGAAAAGCCGACAGAAGAGCCCGACCCACGTCTCGGGGCGCGGCGCGCACGTCGTCCCAATGCGCCCCTTCAGGGATCACGAAGCGGTCGTTGGCGGTGTCGGTGGCATAGCCCTTGTCGCCGGTTTCATCGAGCGCCTGCTGGTAATCCTCGTCCCAGACGTCGGAGAGGCGCTTAAAGAACATCAGGGGGAATATGTACTGCTTGTAGTCGCTGGCATCGATGAGCCCGCGCAGCAGGGTGGCGGCGCCCCAGAGATAGCTTTCAAGTTCGCGTTGGGTCAGCTGGCTCACTTCAGCCACCCCCCTTCGACCAGCACCTTGCGCAGGTGATCCTCTGCGGTACGCGCTGCGCATTGCGCGCGAAAGCCAAGCCGTGCTGCTCACGGGCGACGCTGGCTATCACGCCGTTCCCCCGGATCTTCAGTCCGATCTCACGGCCGTCATGATCCCGCATCACGGTGGGAAGGGCGCAACCCCACCGCCGAGAGCCCACGCCAAGCACTCTGTGGCGGTAGCCTCCTACGGGTCGCCGAACAAGTATCGGCACCCATGCGAGGATCAGCTCGATCTCCACGAAAAAGGCGGGTGGCGAATCCGGAGAACGGCTCGTCACGGCAAGTCTCCAGCCGTGCCTCGGGGCAACAGGAAGCTGTTTCCCCTGCCCTAGACTTGGCTGGATCCTAGCGCGGCATGAGCTGGTGACCGAGCCCAAGGAAGCCGATCTGAGCGCTGGTCCCCTAGCCCGTCCCTCAGGCCACCCGGCTTAGAGCGTGGGCCACGGCCGAAACCAAGTGTGCGTCAGGGTGGAAGCCCAGCTGATGGAGCGCCTCAAGACAAGCCTCGAATTCCCCATAAGTCACGGCCGCTTGCTCGCTGCGCTGCGCCAGGGCCCCAATCTGACCAGCGACATCTTCAATCTGGCGCTGGCGCGCCGTCGTCTCCGCCGGGCTCGGCATACGCGGTCCGTCCCAGACGGAGATGGCCGCATGCGCGCGCGTATAGGCGGCGACGGCGCGCAGAGCGTCCGCGGGCGTCGCGATCAACGAGTAGCTGGTGCTGCGTCCGCCCGCCGGGTCTTTGACCAGGATCCTGCGACGCAGCAGATCGTCGATGTCACGAAGCGCCGTATCCGGCGAGGTCTTGGTTATGGCGGCCCACTTCGAGCTGGTCAGTTTCCCCTCGAAACCCTCGAGGAGGAGGTCGAGGACGTGCTGCTGGCGCTCATTGAGCGCTTGACCGGCCATCGCCTCCCAGAAGCGCGCCTTGCGCAGCACATTCGCCAAGGTGGTCTCGGCTCCGTCGAACGCACGATCGAGACAACCCAGGAACCATTGCAGCCAGGCAGTGATGTCGAGCCCGTCCTTCTGGGTGCGCTCCAGGACGGCGTAATAGGCGTTTCGCTCAAGGCGAATTTGCGCGGACATACTGTAGAAGCGTTGCGTACTACCTTCGGAGCGGGCCAGCGCGAGATCGGCGATGGCGCGCGCGACGCGACCGTTTCCATCAGAGAAGGGATGAATTGTAACGAACCAGAAGTGAGCGAGCGCCGCCTTTAGGATCGGATCTAGAGTGTCATCGCCGTTGAACCAGGTGAGGAAGGCGGTCATCTCAGCCTCCATCCGCTCTGCGGGCGGCGCTTCGAAATGAACGTGCTCACGCCCGATTGGGCCGGAGACGACCTGCATGGGCCCAGAGGCTGCGTCGCGCCACGCGCCGACCAAAATACGGCTCATCCCGCTCCGACCCGTCGGAAAGAGCGCGGCGTGCCAGGCGAACAGGCGCTCGTCGGTGAGCGGCGCGCCGTAATTTTGGGTGGCGTCCAGCATCATCTCGACCACGCCCTCGACATGGCGGTCGGCTGGCGTGAGCGCGCCGATATCCATGCCCAGACGCCGCGCGATGGATGAGCGGACCTGGCTCTTGTCGAGTTGCTCGCCCTCAATCTCGCTTGATTTGAGGACATCTGCGGTGAGGGTCTCAAGGACGGCTTCCGCGCGACGCTGAAATCCTAGCGTCTCCATCCGGCCAATGAGCTTGCCCTGCCGGAGGCGGACCGCAGCAAGCTGCGCCTCAAGTCGCTTGTGGTCCCAGCTCAGATGGGGCCAATCGCCCAGCGCGTGGATGTAGGTCGTCATTTTCTCCGCACCTCTTGCGGCGAAAATGACGACTAATCCCCGCACACGCAAGCATTTTCACCGCATATTATGCGGTGATTATCCACCACAATCCCCGCATCCTTGCCCAGACGCCCCTGCGGGCCGAGCCAAGGCACGGCTCAATTGGCGCGCGCTCGAGGATGAGGCGGCTCGTGAAAATCAGTCGTCGTCCTCGAAGCCCTCTATTTCCCAGCGGATTTTCTTCTCATCCAGCGCCCGTCGAACATCGTCGGAAAGCGGCGAGGCGACGAATTTCAAGGCGCCGAGATCGACGAACTCGGATACCTGCCCCGGAGTCGCCACCAGCTCAAGGCGCTCAACCTTAGAACACTCCCCGTGAAGATTGGCGGCTGTCACGCGCACGCTCAGCTCCGCGGGTCCCGGATGGTCGACATCCAACGCCATGACCCCATCGAAGGTCCAAGTCTGACCATGTCGGAAGTCAGCGCAATTGGCAGTCATGCGTCGACCTCGCGCGGACGGATCCGAGAAGGCGAACTCATGCCGACCCACATGGGGTGAAATCAGGTCGCGGATTGTGGTCATTCCCGCAAGAGGACCGCGAGGCTGAGGAGCCTGCGGCCCGCTCGGGGAAATGAAAACGAACTTGTCGTGCAGCCAGCCGCCTGAAGCCCGAAGTTCCACCACCACATGATCGGCCCTGATCGCACCGACATTAATCACACGCACGCTGAACGATAGCTGATTGAATGCGCCTTGGAGCCTGTCAGCGTAGTTGGCGAAGAACTCCGGAATGGTCTTGTTGACGTACTCGTCAAAGCGCTCATCGAACGAACTGTCGTGGTTGAAATAGTCGACGCCGAGCCCCCACTGACTTTGCCTCGATGGACGTTTTGTTTCCCGACGGACCAGTGCAATGGCGGCGGCCGTCGCTTCCGGCGACAGCGGTTCCAGCCGATGGAGGCGAACAGGCCGCTCGCTATCGACCTCAATATCGATCGAGATTTCTGGCTCGGTGCTTTTCAATTCCCGAACCTGTTGCTTGAGCCGCTGAATCTCCTTGTCGGCGGGGCTAGGTTCGGGTGGCCGAAGCCAGTCGTCTGATATGTGATGCGTCATCAGTCCGCGGCCGGCCGCGAATGCGAGCGGCTTGATGTCATGACTCACGAGACGCTTTTCAGCGTGCGCTACCCCACGCGCATGCAACGTCTCCGCAACAATGCGCGCATCCCCATCGTCGGGATCCAGTTCATCGTAGTCGTCCCAAGGGATGCGATCGCAAACCGCAAGGCAGAGCTCCACACGAGGGGAAGCTTCGCGCACAACGATGGTCAGTCCCGACGAGATTGAGGACGCAATCAGCCGATTGAATGTGCGGGCATGTTTGCCCAACCGGCCATCCCGCTTCTTTGCATCAATCTCGTCCATCGCCTTCGGTGTGATGAGAGCGAGGATCGGCCCGTCGGCATGTAGCTCCGCCCACGGCAGTTCGTGGAGATCTCGTCCCTCCAGCACGACATTGGCGTCGAGAAACGCCTTCAAGGCATAGGCGCCGCACTGGGCCAACGAGCCCCGTGCGCTCGTAGCCCTACCGCCAGATGATTCGTTCCCATCAGACATCACGCCTCAGCATATGAAGCCGTGGACCGTATCGCCATGAACACCGCACAGCAGGTCCCGGTTGAACGCGCCGGGCGACCAACTCGCCCGGCGCGTTGACCTCGGCCGATCTGATAGCGACCGGCCTGGCGGGCTCCGCACGGGTTCGCCGGCATCCCCGCCACCGCCCTTGATCCGTCCCACACGACGGCGTCTCCGACGGTCCCGGCGCTTGAAGGGTCCCGGTCCCCTATTCCGCCGCCGCGCTGAAGTCGGTCGGCAGACTTGTCAGCTCGGCGATGGACTGAAATTCGCTCAGATATTCCGGCTTGCTCTGCGCCAGCCATCGGACGACGCGCACATTGGCGAGCAGCTTAGCGAGATAGGCCTTGGCGACGGTGAGGTGCAGGTTGTCGAGGCCGTAGGTCTCCTCGAACCCCTTGGTTTGCATCTGCAGACTGGCCAATTCTCGCTCCAGGCGGCTGACCTGTTCGCGGGTCACCGCGCTGGTTGTCGTCTTCGGCTTGCGCTTGCTCTTCGCCATTTGGGATTCGGGCGTGGCGGCCAGCAGCGCCATCACAAACGGTCGCGTGAAGTTGTTGTGGCCGATCATCAACTCGGCCGCCTCGATCTGGCGCAGCGGTGACATCTTCCGCAGGCTGTCGAAGACGGTGAGCGGGCAAGGCGCGTCCTTCAGCATCTCGCTGGCCTCATCACCGATACCGTCCATCAACCGCGCCCGCCGCTGGATGGACGGCACGTTTATACCCAGCGCCGCGGCCAGCCGCTCTTCGGACACGCCTCGCTCAATAGCCCTGACGATCATGCGGTGCTCCTGGGGTGCGGAGAGCCGGTTGATGCGCTTGTTGTATGTGAAGGCCTCGTCGTCTGTGGAGACCAGGCACTCCACCTTCGCGTGGCCAAGGTCCTTCAGCGCCTCGATCCGAAGCTGGCCATCGAGCAGGAAATAGGTCCCCGGATTCTCCTTGTCGGCCGTCACCACCGGCGGCTCGACCAATCCCACGGCGCGGATCGAGGTGACGATCTGCCGGTACTTGGCGCTCAGTTTCACGTCCGCGCGAAGCGACTTCATCGGCAATATTGCGTCGATGGAAAGCACGACGCTCTTGTCCAGGAACCCCCAAACAACGCCCGCATCGGTAGACCTGTCGCCGGTCACAACGAACCACCGGCCAGCCGCGCATCGAGCGCGCGCGGCATGGTGTCGAGTTGCTCGGCGCGTAGCAGCGTGGAAAAGGCGCCGTCGCCGCGCAGCTCCTTGAGAGCCTGGACTACAAACAGCAGCCGGCTCTGAACGAAATCCGCCTTCTTGGCGATCAGGCGCTGCCGGTCGGCCTCTTTGCGGAACACCTGCACCAACTCGTCCGCGGTGGGTCTACGGGCGCTGGCTGTTCGCCCAAACCGGCCGCGAGGCGTGTCGGAGTGGCGGCGATGCCGACGTTCCAACAACCGGCGCACGACCTCGATGTTCTTGCCCCGGATCTTTCCGTCAGCGTAGGCGTCCGCCAGCGCCTGCTGGACTCCCCCGTCATCACTGCGGGCGATGATCACCGCCAGGCTGAGGGGAATGACGCCGCTGTCGACCGCGGTGATCAGCTGCTCCTCACCCTTCTCCAACAGCATAACGATCATGCCGACCCACGATGGCGTCACGCCGATCTTCTCGGCGATATCGGCATCGCTGTAGCCCCGCTGACGCATGGCCTGGACTTCCCGCATCAAATCGACGCCGCGATGGAACGGCCTAGCGACGTTCTCCACGATGCTGTGCACCAGGCAGTCCTCTTCGCTGAGCTCCAGAACGATCGCCGGGATCTGAGTCTGGCCGAGTGCCTGGAAGGCCTCGATGCGCCCCTCGCCGCAGACCAGGTCGTAGTGCACGGCGCCGTCGGGCGACTTGCGGCGGCTCACCGTGATTGGCCGTTTCAGCCCGATGGATTCCACACTGTCGATGATGTCGCGGTGGGTCCTCCGATTTCGCGCACGTGGATTGAGAAGCGTGATGCGATCAATCGGGATGAGCTCGATGAGGATTTCCGGCTCGTCCATCACGCGGCCTCCGCAAAGGGTATGCGCGCGGCGAGATCGAACAACTCGCCCAGGTCCTCGAAACGATAGGCGTCGATGGAGAGGCCGTTCTCCTCGGCGAGCCGCAGCCGGCCGCCGACCAGATCGATGGACGGAAAGAGGTAGTAGTCGAGGGCGCGCACGTTGGCGGCGTCCATCCGCACCGCGATGGTGATGTCCGGCGCCAGGCCCGTGTCGAAATGCAGCCGCCAACGATAGGCGCCGCCGGGTGTCTCTTTGCAGCGGGCAATGACGATCGAAAGCTTCAGCTCGCCGTTGACCAACAAGAGCCCGGAGCTGTCCGCAGCCGCCGTGGTTCCTCCGGCCGCCGCCACGCCCGCGACCACGTCGGCGACGATCTGCGGAAAGAGATCGCGCAGGCGCCGGTTGATCTGGATGTAGCGGAAATCCCGGTCCGGCCGGTAGCCGACCAAGGCGTAGGCCCTAAGCAGACTGCCAAACCGCGACCGGTAGACCGTGCTGGACGGCATGCCTTCCTGCTCATCGATGATGAGTCCTGACAGAGCGCCGGACTGATTGAGCAGCGCACGCAGAACGGCGAGCATCTCGCTGTTGTCCATGCGCGTGGAGCGCTGTGCGATCAGCGCCTGTGCGCTGGCGAAAATGCCTGGATCAACGATGGCGTCGTACACGCCGTTCGCGCGGATCCACATGTCCGGCGTGTTGCGCACCCGCTTCTTCTTCAGCTTGAAGGAGACGTGGTTGTAGACGTTGTTGCCGACGTATTTTTCGCTGATGAGGATCTGGTGGACAGTCCCGCGCGTCCACTCGCGGCCCAGGTCGGTGCGCCGGCCGTCCTCGTTCAGTTGGTCGGCGATCTCGCGCTCGGACTGATGCTGATCGACGAAGAGCCGGTAGATGTGGCGCACCGTGTCCACCTCTTCCGGCGGACCCGGCACCAAGATAACTCGGTCGGTCTGAAGGCTCTTCTGTTCGCCGCGATTTAGCTGGCCCTTGGGTTCGCCTCGCTCGTCGACGAGCAACCGCCGCAGGCCGTAGCCTGGGGCGCCGCCCTGGCGGAATCCCAGCTCCACCAGCCGACACTGGCCGATGAAAACCTTGGTGGAAAGCTCACGGCTGTACTCGCCGGCCATCGCGCGCTTGACGCTTTTGACGATGGTGGCGATCGGCGTGCCGTCGTTGTCGAACGGCTCCGCGCAATAGAC
This is a stretch of genomic DNA from Phenylobacterium immobile (ATCC 35973). It encodes these proteins:
- a CDS encoding plasmid partitioning protein RepB C-terminal domain-containing protein; the protein is MLSIDAILPMKSLRADVKLSAKYRQIVTSIRAVGLVEPPVVTADKENPGTYFLLDGQLRIEALKDLGHAKVECLVSTDDEAFTYNKRINRLSAPQEHRMIVRAIERGVSEERLAAALGINVPSIQRRARLMDGIGDEASEMLKDAPCPLTVFDSLRKMSPLRQIEAAELMIGHNNFTRPFVMALLAATPESQMAKSKRKPKTTTSAVTREQVSRLERELASLQMQTKGFEETYGLDNLHLTVAKAYLAKLLANVRVVRWLAQSKPEYLSEFQSIAELTSLPTDFSAAAE
- a CDS encoding recombinase family protein, which encodes MADVVHTDADQLGEPPTLVRAAQYVRMSTDHQRYSTENQAEAIQQYADAHGMEIVHTYADEGKSGLNIAGRIGLKQLISDVEEHRTDFAVLLVYDVSRWGRFQDSDEAAFYEYLCRRAGLQVVYCAEPFDNDGTPIATIVKSVKRAMAGEYSRELSTKVFIGQCRLVELGFRQGGAPGYGLRRLLVDERGEPKGQLNRGEQKSLQTDRVILVPGPPEEVDTVRHIYRLFVDQHQSEREIADQLNEDGRRTDLGREWTRGTVHQILISEKYVGNNVYNHVSFKLKKKRVRNTPDMWIRANGVYDAIVDPGIFASAQALIAQRSTRMDNSEMLAVLRALLNQSGALSGLIIDEQEGMPSSTVYRSRFGSLLRAYALVGYRPDRDFRYIQINRRLRDLFPQIVADVVAGVAAAGGTTAAADSSGLLLVNGELKLSIVIARCKETPGGAYRWRLHFDTGLAPDITIAVRMDAANVRALDYYLFPSIDLVGGRLRLAEENGLSIDAYRFEDLGELFDLAARIPFAEAA
- a CDS encoding plasmid partitioning protein RepB C-terminal domain-containing protein; translated protein: MDEPEILIELIPIDRITLLNPRARNRRTHRDIIDSVESIGLKRPITVSRRKSPDGAVHYDLVCGEGRIEAFQALGQTQIPAIVLELSEEDCLVHSIVENVARPFHRGVDLMREVQAMRQRGYSDADIAEKIGVTPSWVGMIVMLLEKGEEQLITAVDSGVIPLSLAVIIARSDDGGVQQALADAYADGKIRGKNIEVVRRLLERRHRRHSDTPRGRFGRTASARRPTADELVQVFRKEADRQRLIAKKADFVQSRLLFVVQALKELRGDGAFSTLLRAEQLDTMPRALDARLAGGSL
- a CDS encoding restriction endonuclease subunit S, which encodes MLERPISKVGWTRVAFGDVVRLSKARVVDPEAAGIERVVGLEHIEPGDLRVRRWGDVVDGTTFTTLFKPGQVLFGKRRAYQRKVAVADFEGVCSGDIYVLEPANDRLIPELLPFLCQTDAFFEHAVGTSAGSLSPRTNWTSLANFEFLLPPIREQQRILRLIEPAQAATDELRLLHASGHLLFQSLIEEIFKRGLEGEDYQFADGVKYPKSWPLKPLGELASVERGKFSHRPRNLPEFFGGPYPFIQVTEIANSIGTLAPSASSLSELGVKYSRSFPAGTVLISITGVVLAKTAITDREIWTTDSIVGIQPRPLLDARFLEFCLRRLHKRFNSTLATVSTTQKNINLETLRPLKIPCPDIEIQMDVVRRLTAMQQALIDVSARTVYADSVRDSLTREFLFGPSE
- a CDS encoding Fic family protein — protein: MTTYIHALGDWPHLSWDHKRLEAQLAAVRLRQGKLIGRMETLGFQRRAEAVLETLTADVLKSSEIEGEQLDKSQVRSSIARRLGMDIGALTPADRHVEGVVEMMLDATQNYGAPLTDERLFAWHAALFPTGRSGMSRILVGAWRDAASGPMQVVSGPIGREHVHFEAPPAERMEAEMTAFLTWFNGDDTLDPILKAALAHFWFVTIHPFSDGNGRVARAIADLALARSEGSTQRFYSMSAQIRLERNAYYAVLERTQKDGLDITAWLQWFLGCLDRAFDGAETTLANVLRKARFWEAMAGQALNERQQHVLDLLLEGFEGKLTSSKWAAITKTSPDTALRDIDDLLRRRILVKDPAGGRSTSYSLIATPADALRAVAAYTRAHAAISVWDGPRMPSPAETTARQRQIEDVAGQIGALAQRSEQAAVTYGEFEACLEALHQLGFHPDAHLVSAVAHALSRVA
- a CDS encoding type I restriction-modification system subunit M gives rise to the protein MSQLTQRELESYLWGAATLLRGLIDASDYKQYIFPLMFFKRLSDVWDEDYQQALDETGDKGYATDTANDRFVIPEGAHWDDVRAAPRDVGRALLSAFLAIEAANPERLQGVFGNANWTDKAQMPDSTLKNLIEHFSKHDLTLAAVPEDELGNGYEYLIKKFADDSGHTAQEFYTNRTLVHLMAQMLEPQPGESIYDPTCGTGGMLISCLAEVKRRGGDIRTTGLYGQELITITAAIARMNLVIHGVDDFHIASGNTLATPAFVQGDRLRIFDVVLANPPYSIKKWNRGAWEQDAWGRNFLGTPPQGRADYAFFQHILSSMDPNSGRCAILFPHGVLFRNEEAEMRRRLVASDRVECVLGLGPGLFYNSPMEACVVICRSRKPAERQGRILFIDAVAEIARERAQSFLRPEHQARILSAYHAFGDDPGFAAVADVADVLAADGNLSIARYVKRSNGAAAPGGATLAATWAAFDEEGRGFWSGMDALVDMLDGLTPAEEAGA